Genomic DNA from Mycobacterium stomatepiae:
CGTGCCAAGTCGGCTTCGGCGCGGATAGTCGCGAACGACTGGCGATAGATCTCCGCCGCGTCGCGGATGTAGTCGAGCACCTGCTCACCCTAGTCGCGAAGCAGCCGGTATCCGTCCTCGGTCGCGACCAGCACCTGACCGGTGGGCGGGCTACCGCAGGCGCGCTCGCAGCCGACCAAGTGGCGATGCACGGCGGAAGCGGTCCCGACGAGCTGCGCCGCGTCCGCGCGCACGTCGGCGGCCGAGCGTGCGCAGCCGGGGCTTCCGGTGCAGGCGCTGACGTCCAGCCAGGGGGAGTTCTCGTCGAACACCAAACCGAGCGGCGCCAGCACCCGCAACGCGACGTCGGCGACACCCTCGTCGAGGTCGCACACCAGCACCGAGCGCCACGGCGTGATCACCATCGGGGCCTCGATCGCGGCGAGGTACTCCGCGACCTGCGCGGGCAGGACGCCCAGCGGTACCGCGGCGCCCAACGCAATGCGGCCGTCATCCTGGGGTATCCAGCCCACCGGCGGTTTGGCGACGGGCGCAAAGGGGGCGGCACTGAGATCGGCGCCGGGCAGTAATTCCTCGACGTCGTCCAATTCATCAATGCGCCAAGCAGTTTCGCGTATCTCGGTGAAGCGGACAGCGACCCCGACCAGCGTCGCGACCACATCCTCGGCGGCCATGCGCAGGCCGGTGTCTCGTCCCATCAACAGTAGGGCATAACCGTCGTCGCAGACATGCACCCCGACGTCGGCGCCCAGCCCGGACACGTCGGCGCGGCCGTCGTCGATGCTGAACCAGAATCGGCCCCCCAGCTCGACCAGCTTGGGTTCGGCGCAGATCGCCGCATCCAGGGCGCCCACCCAGGGGCGCACGTCCGCGCGTCCGCCGGCGCGCCCGGACAGCGGCGAGGCGACGATGTTGCGCACCCGCTCATGTGTTGCCGACGGCAGGAGCCCTGCCTCGGCGATGGCCGCGGCGACCGCCGTTACGTCGGTGATTGCCCGCAACTGCACATTGCCGCGCACGGTCAGCTCCAAATTTCCGGAGCCGAAGCCACTGGATAACCCGGCCAGCGCCGCGAGCTGCGTCGCGGTGATCATCCCGCCGGGTAGTCGGACACGGACCAGGGCGCCGTCGGCGGCCTGATGCACCTGCAGCGCGCCGGGGCAAGCGTCGGTGTCGCGGGTTCGGGCCACGCCCTCCACGGTAAGGCAGAGCGCAACACTGAAAACACCAATTGTCTGGCTACTGCTGCGCCCACACGTTGCTGCGGCGTCGGTACCTTCGGCCTCATACGGGGGAGTTGGTGGTTGGTGATGACGCTGCAGCGGGAATTGAAAGTTGCGATAATCGGTGCCGGGGCTTCGGGTCTGTGTATGGCAGTCAAGTTGCAGGACGCCGGTATCCACTCGTACACGGTCTACGAAAAGGCCAACGAGGTCGGAGGTACCTGGCGCGACAACACGTATCCGGGTCTCACCTGTGATGTTCCGTCGCGGTTTTACTGTTACTCGTTTGCGCCCAACCCGAAGTGGTCGCGGCTGCTGTCGCCGGGACCGGAATTGCAGGAGTACTTCCGGCGGGTGGCCGACGAGCGTGGGGTGCGCCGGCACATCCGATTCGGCTGCGATGTCACCAAAGCCGAATACGACGACGGAAAATGGCATCTCAGCACGACATTCGGCGAAGAGACGTTTGACGTGGTGATCATCGCGACCGGGTTGCTGAGCGCACCGAATTATCCGGACATCCCCGGCCGGGAGACCTTCGCCGGCCCGGCTTTCCACTCGTCCCGGTGGGATCACTCGGTTTCCTTGCCGGACAAGCGAATCGGACTGATCGGAAACGGCTCGAGTGGGGTGCAGATCGTTGCGGAGCTCGGCGACGGCAAGGTGCGCCAGTTGACCCTGTTCCAGCGCACCGCGCAGTGGGTCATGCCGCTACCCAACGCGCGGTACTCGAGGTTGACTCGGCACGTGCTGTCACGCTTCCCGGTGTTCGACACGATGGGCCGCTGGTTTTGGGGCACCTTCTCCCGGCGCGTGTTGGGCCGCGCTCCGGTCCAACCGGGATTGCGCCGCAGTCTGGTTCAGACCGCGTGTCGATGGAACCTCAGCAGGGTGCGTGACCCGAAATTGCGAGCCAAACTCACCCCGACCTATGAGCCGATGTGCAAGCGGTTGGTGCTGTCGGGGCGCTTCTATCGGTCGGTGCAGCATCCCACCGTCGACGTGGTCACCGATCGCATCGATCGCATCGAGCCGCGAGGCATCGTGACCGCGGACGGGACCCTGCACGAACTGGATCTACTGGTCTATGCCACCGGGTTTGACGCCAGGGCCTACGTGCGACCCATGGAGGTGGTCGGCGAGGGCGGGATCACTCTCGACGAGGTCTGGGCCGACGGTCTGATCGCGTATCGATCCGTCGCGGTGCCGCGGTTCCCCAACCTCTTCATGCTGGTGGGTCCGCATTCGCCAATTGGAAACCAGTCCTTTATTGCCATCGCCGAGGACCAAGCCGACTACGCGATCTGGTGGATCGGGCAGCTGCGCGCCGGTGCGGTGCGCGCCGCCGCGCCGACCGAAGCGGCGACAAAGGAATACAACGAGCGCCTGAAAGCGGCGATACCGCAAACTATTTGGGCGTCGGGATGTAACAGTTGGTATGTGGGCAAGGATGGCCTGCCCGAGGTGTTTCCTTGGGTGCCCGAGGCGCATACCGAACTGCTGCGTCGGCCCGATCTCGCCGACTTCGACGTCCGTACCGGCTGAGTACTAGAACGGCGGCGGCTGATTTCGTTCGGCGACATGAGCGGCGTTGAGTGAGCGCTCGGCGTTGATCCGGTAGATGCGGTCGTGCTCTCGCGTGCGCCACCTCTTGGGCATCATTATGCCGCGACCGTCGGACCGATGATCAACCCTTGGCGGCGTGGGCAATTCACCGGTGGGCATGCAGAGCGTGGGAAAGAGCAGACGGCTACCCGGCCGTGTGGTGTAGGTGTGGCCGCTGGGAGATGTCCAGACGACGGTGCCATCGGGCCGCTGCTCATCGCGCCACGCTGTCCAGAAAGTCTTGAGCAGGTGATGTTTTCGGCACAGGCACTTGAGATTTGACGGGTGCGTAGGGCCGAAGGGATGGGGGATCGTATGGTCCACATCGCAGCACTCCGCGGGACGATCGCAATGGGGAAATCGGCAAGTCAGGTCACGGCATCGCACAAACGCGTCTAGCGCTGCCGACGGCCGATAGCCCGGCTCGCCCGCGCTGGCGCCGCCGGGATGACGCACGGGCCGCACCTGCGCCCCAGTGCGAATCAGGTCGGCGAGCCGTGGCGCAGGAACCGTTCCGCCACCCGCGATCAACGCGGAAGGTCGACCGGTGCTCGACGTTTCGGGCGCATCGGGCCGCGACTCGAGCGCCGATGCGTCGGCGACGACGTGGATGACGACACTCGTCGCCCGCTCGTCGCTCGCCAAGCGCTTCGGGCATTCCGCGTTATCGCAGCCGCAGCTGAGTCGCTCGGCCCCGGCGGCAAGTGCCCCCAACGCATCGGCTCGGCGCTGGGCAAGCGTGCGTGGGTCGTCATCGAAGACGTCGTGGGCCATTTGCAGCAGCCGTCGGTCCAGGGCGGCCGCATCGGTGGAGTACAGCCGGCCCCACAGCGCAGCGGTCCCGGACTCGTCGTTGGCCAGGTCGATCACCACATCGCGGCTCCGCGCGGCCGCTTGACTGCGGCGCAACGCCCCGGGGTCATGGCGGTCGACGATCGCGTCGATGGCTTGTGCCGTCTTGCTCACCGACAGCCGCCCATACCGAACTGCATTCTCGGCGAGCGCTGTATCGACCAGCTGCAGCGTGCCCGCGTCTTTGATCAAATCCGTGTGCCACACGATGGCCGCGGCCAGCCGCGCGCTGATTGCGCCGTCTGCGAAGACGGCCGCCACCCTAGGTAGCCGGTCGCGCAACGCGACGGCCAGATACATCTGACCGGATGCCATACCGTGGCTAATGCCTTGTGCCGCAGAGACTTCGGCAGCTATCGCATCCCAGTTGTCGCATGACCACATCGCATGGTCGACGGGACCCATGGCATGGCGGCGCACCAATTCGGCGATGGCCGCCAGCCGACGCGACGAAGCGGCGGCTTCGGCACGCGTCCATTCCGCGATCGCGGCTACCACGGTCGCGTCGTCGGCGCGCACCAGCGCGTCTGCACCCTGCAATCCATCGAACATGTGTTCGAGTATAGCGAGCGACTCCGACATTGATGCTGTTAAGGCGGCCGGTCGATGATGGTCGTGGCAGCCGCTGCCGGTGGTGACTCTTGCACTGACTGACGCAAGTATCGAGATTGCGGCGGGTTGCGATGGGCACACTCTTGCAGTGCAGACGATGGAATATGCCCCGGGCCGCTCGGCCGATGTCTTCGGCGATCCAACACAACCGGCCATCCTGCTGTGGCACGGCATGCAATCCAATGCCCGCGCCGTCGTCCGGCCTCTGGCCCAGTTGCTCGCCGGCCACGGAGCCGGCGTCGTGGTGCCCGACTGGAACTCCCACGTCGGCGACGGAGGCCACGCGGACCTATTGCGTTCGGTTGAATTCATGCAGCGGCGCAGCGACAGCTTCGTGCTCGTCGGCTGGTCTATGGGAGGTCTGGCGGCGGCAGGTCTGACGCTTTCCGATCAAGTTCTCCCGGGTTCGATAATCCATACGGTCTGTCTGGCAGGTGCTTTCATGGCGCCCGACCCGATCACCGGCCGTAACCTCAGCGAGGGGATGACTCCTGAACGCGACGGTCCACCGTTCACGTTGCTGCATGGCCTGGCCGACGACGTGGTCCCGGTGACGGCCAGCCGAGACTTCGCCGCCCACCTGGAGCGAGTCGGGTGGCCGGTGGAACTGATCGAGCTGGTCGCCGATCACGGGTCGATCGCCGGCGCCGAGTACGACCCGGCCGTGGACCGCTACTACGCCGCAGAGGTGCCAGAGGTCACTCGTGAAGTCGCCGCACGGATCGCGGCGATACTCGGCAAATGAATCGGCTTTGAACCCGCGCGTTCCGCCGCCCTTTGTGGCAATGTTTGCTGAGGGGGCGTACGCACGGAGAGCTGTGATGTTCGGGATAGCGAATCGCTTGGCACTCATCGTCCCGGTCGCCTTCGCGCTGGCCGTGATCACGACCTCGGTGTCGCCGGCAGTCAGCAGAGCGGCCCAATGTGGCGAAGGCACGATTTACGACGCGCCATCCAACACGTGCATCGTCGCCGCGCCCGCGCCACCGCAAGCCCTGCCGCCTCCACCGCCACCGCCACCGCCCCCGCCGCCGACCTGGTCCGCCCCCGCGCCGCGCGTCTGGGTCAGCATCTGCGCGCCCATCCGATTTATCAGCATCTGCACCGGGACCTGAGCGGCCGCCGCGCCTCCGATTGTCGCCTTGCGGTACGAATGATGGGTGGCTGAGCCGACTATCGTCCTGCTGTCGACGTCTGACACCGACCTGATCAGCGCCCGTTCCAGCGGGAAAAACTATCGGTGGGCCAACCCGGCGCGGCTGTCCGACGAGGAGCTGCCCGACCTCTTAGCCGACGCGCAGATCGTGGTGGTCCGGATCCTGGGCGGCTATCGCGCCTGGCAAAGTGGCATCGACGCGGTGATCGGCAGTGGCATTCCGACGATCCTGGTCAGCGGCGAGCAGGCCGCCGACGCCGAGTTGACCGGACTGTCCACGCTGGCCGCCGGCATCGCGGTGCAGGCGCACATCTACCTAGCGCACGGAGGCGTGGAGAATCTGCGCCAGCTGCATGCGTTCCTGTCCGACACCGTGCTGATGACCGGCGTCGGCTTCACCGAGCCCGTGGTGACCCCGACCTGGGGTGAACTGGAGCGGCCGAATTCGCGGCACATCGATGGCCCGACGATCGCGGTGCTGTATTACCGCGCGCAGCATCTGGCCGGCAACACGTCCTACATCGAATCGCTGTGCATGGCGATCGAAGACACCGGCGGACGGCCGCTGCCCGTCTATTGTGCGTCGCTGCGCACCGCCGAACCCGAACTGCTGCAACGGCTGAGAGACGCAGACGCGATGGTGGTCACGGTGCTGGCCGCCGGGGGACTCAAGCCCGCGACCGTGTCGGCCGGCGGGTATGACGACAGCTGGAACGTCGAACACCTTGCCGCGCTGGACGTTCCGATCCTGCAGGGTCTGTGTCTGACGAGCTCGCGCGCTCAGTGGAACGAGAATGACGACGGCCTGTCTCCGTTGGACGTGGCAACCCAGGTGGCGGTGCCGGAGTTCGACGGCCGCATCATCACCGTGCCGTTCTCGTTCAAGGAGATCGACGACGACGGGCTGATCTCGTATGTCGCCGATCCGGAACGCTGCGCACGGGTCGCGGGCCTGGCCATCCGGCACGCGCAGCTGCGGCACGTCGCCCCCGCGGACAAGCGAGTGGCCCTGGTGTTCTCGGCGTATCCCACCAAGCACGCCCGCATTGGAAACGCCGTCGGGCTGGACACCCCGGCCAGTGCGGTGGCACTGCTGCGCACGATGCGTGACCGTGGTTACCGGATCGGCGATCTGCCCGGCGTGGAGGCCAACGACGGCGATGCCCTGATCCACGCGTTGATCGAACGCGGCGGCCAGGACCCCGACTGGCTCACCCACGAGCAACTGGCCGGCAACCCGATCAGGGTGCCTGCCGCGGACTACCGGCGCTGGTTCGCCACGCTGCCCGAAGAGTTCCGCGAGGCCGTCGAAACCCATTGGGGTCCGGCACCTGGCGAACTGTTCGTTGACCGCGAGCACGATCCCGACGGCGAGACCGTCGTTGCCGCAATACAATCGGACAACCTGGTGCTGATGGTGCAGCCGCCGCGTGGGTTCGGCGAGAATCCCGTCGCCATTTACCACGACCCGGACCTGCCGCCCAGCCACCACTACCTGGCCGCTTACCATTGGCTGGACGCCGGATTCGGCGCGCACGCGGTGGTACACCTCGGTAAGCACGGCAATCTGGAATGGCTCCCCGGCAAGACGCTGGGCATGTCGGCGGCCTGCGGATCCGACGCCGCGCTGGGCAACCTGCCGCTGATCTACCCGTTCCTGGTCAACGACCCCGGGGAGGGCACCCAGGCCAAGAGGCGGGCCCACGCGGTGCTCGTCGACCACCTGATCCCGCCGATGGCTCGCGCCGAAAGCTACGGCGAAATCGCGCGTTTGGAGCAACTGCTCGACGAGCACGCCAACGTCGCCGCCCTGGATCCCGCCAAGCTGCCCGCCATCCGTCAGCAGATCTGGACGCTGATCCGGGCCGCCAAGATGGACCACGATCTGGGGCTGACCGAGCGGCCGGAGGAAGACTCGTTCGACGACATGCTGCTGCACGTCGACGGCTGGCTGTGCGAGATCAAGGATGTGCAGATTCGCGACGGACTGCACATCCTCGGGCAAAAGCCCACGGGCGAAGCAGAACTCGACCTGGTTCTGGCCATTCTCCGGGCCCGCCAACTGTTCGGCGGTGAGCAGGCGATCCCCGGCCTGCGACAGGCGCTCGGCCTCGCCGAAGACGGCACCGACGAGCGGACCACCGTCGATCAAACCGAGGCCATCGCCCGCGAACTGGTCGCGTCGCTGCAAGCCACCGGCTGGAACCCCGATACTGTCGACACGATCACCGACAACGCCGACGTCGCCACCGTTTTAAGGTTCGCGGCCACCGAGGTGGTGCCCCGGCTGGCCGGCACCGCCGCGGAGATCGACCAGGTCTTAAGGGCGCTGGACGGCCGGTTCATTCCGTCCGGCCCGTCGGGCTCGCCGCTGCGCGGCCTGGTCAATGTGCTGCCCACCGGCCGCAACTTCTACTCCGTCGACCCGAAGGCGGTCCCGTCCCGGCTGGCCTGGGAAGCCGGTGTTGCACTTGCCGATTCGCTGCTGGGCCGGTATCGCGACGACCACGGCGAGTGGCCGCAATCAGTCGGGCTGTCGGTGTGGGGCACCTCGGCGATGCGCACCGCCGGCGACGACATCGCCGAAGTCCTTGCACTGCTGGGTGTGCGCCCTGTCTGGGACGATGCGTCGCGGCGAGTGGTCGGTTTGACGCCGATCCCGCTGGCCGAGTTGGGGCGTCCGCGGATCGACGTGACCGTGCGGATCTCCGGGTTCTTCCGCGACGCGTTCCCGCATGTCGTCACGATGCTCGACGACGCGGTGGGCTTGGTCGCCGAACTCGACGAGCCCGCCGACAGCAACTATGTCAGGGCGCACGCGCAGGTTGATCTGGCTCAGCATGGCGACCAACGACGGGCCACCACACGGATTTTCGGGTCGAAGCCGGGTACCTACGGCGCCGGGCTGCTGCAGCTGATCGACAGCCGGAACTGGCGCGACGACGCCGATCTCGCGCAGGTGTACACCGCCTGGGGCGGCTTCGCCTACGGACGCGATCTCGACGGCCGCGAGGCGGTCGACGACATGAACCGCCAGTACCGGCGAATTGCGGTGGCCGCCAAGAACACCGACACCCGCGAGCATGACATCGCCGACTCCGACGATTACTTCCAATACCACGGCGGCATGGTCGCCACGGTGCGAGCGCTGACCGGCACGACGCCGGCCGCCTACATCGGCGACAACACCCGACCCGACGCGATCCGCACCCGCACCCTCTCGGAGGAGACCACGCGGGTGTTTCGCGCCCGGGTGGTCAATCCCCGCTGGATGGCCGCGATGCGTCGGCACGGCTACAAGGGCGCATTCGAGATGGCGGCCACCGTCGACTACCTCTTCGGCTACGACGCCACCGCGGGCGTAATGGCCGACTGGATGTATGAACAGCTGACCGAGCGCTATGTGCTGGATCCGGAGAACCGCAAGTTCATGACGGAATCCAACCCATGGGCGTTGCACGGCATGGCCGAACGGCTGTTGGAGGCGGCCGGGCGCGGCATGTGGGCCGAGCCGCAGCAGGAAACGATTGACGGACTGCGCCAAGCGCTGCTGGAAACCGAGGGCGATCTCGAAGGCTGACCTAGATGAAATCCGACCCGCCGTCGACATTCACCGTGGCTCCGGTGACGTAGCCGTTTCGCCGGGATGCCAGGTACGCGGTGATGGATGCGACCTCTTCGGGAAGCCCGGCGCGACGAAGGTCGCAGGGTTGGTGAAAGTTGTTGTCGATCCAGGTCATCACGTCGTGCGGGTCGGTGGCGTCCAGGCCGTCGGCCGCCAGGACGTCCTTCAGGTTTTCGGTGAAGCTGGCGGTCACGATGGTCCCCGGACACACGCAGTTGACCAAGATACCGTCGGAGGCAAGGCTTTTGGAGAGATTTTTGGTGACGCTCGCCAACGCCGCTTTCGACGCCGTATAGGCGACGATGCGCGGGTTCTGTCGTTGAATCGAGTGCGCGGACAGCGTCACGATGCGGGCCCAGTCCGCCGCGCGCAGCAGCGGCAACGAGGCGCGAATCGACCGCACGCCCGACATCGTGCCCAACGCAAAGGCTTCATCCCACTCGGCGTCGTCCATCTGCTCGAAGTAGCCGTCGCCCGGGCTGATCGTATGGACCAGGCTATTGAGTCGGCCCCAGCGCTCGGCGACCATTGCGAAGCCATCCGAGATCGACTTGGCATCGGTCATATCCACGCTGATGCCCACCGCGTCGGGAGCGCCGGCCTGCAGGAGTGATCCCACGGCTGCGTCGAGTGCGTGCTGACCGCGCGCCATGACCGCCACGCAGGCCCCCTCGGCCGCAAGGGCTTCGGCAATGGCCAGTCCCATCCCTTTGCTGCCGCCGGTGACGACGGCGGTCGATCCGGCAAAGCCCAGCTCCATGGATACTCCTTCGGTCAGATCTGATCGATCGCCTCGGGCGCCACGCCCAATGCGCGCAGGCAGAACCGGAGTGCGTCGTCGCGGACCGCGACGCGATCGCAATCGCCGGTCTGCCACTGCCGATTGATGCTTGCCCATACGACGCCCTGGATGAACTCGGCTTCGGTCACCGGATCGACGTCGTGGAACACCCCGTGCTGCAGGCCGCGCCGCAACGCGTCGCTGAGCGGCTTGAGCATTTCGGCGTACGCAGGCCGAATCAGGCCGGGGGAGGCGAACGTCTGCGACTGAGCTTCCAGCGACAGCCGCCGCAGATCGGATTTGATCGTGTCGTCGAACGCCAAGTCGAGCCGCCCGTCGATCCACGCCGCAACCGCTTCGATCTCGTTGGCCGCGGCCGACATTCGGCGTTGCAGCCGCCGCCTTTCTGCCCGCGCGGTCTCCAGGAAGACGGCGGCAACCAGTTCGTCTTTGGAGTCGAAATGCCGATAGAAGGCGCGGGTACTCAACTTGGCGCGGTCCAGCACCGCGGCAATACTCAGTCCGCGAACTCCGTGCTCGCGCAGGGTTGTCGACGCGGCGGCCAGAATTTCGCGGCGCACCGCCGGGTCTGGCTCCAGCTTGTCGCGGCGTCGCGTCCGAGGCGCGCCCTCAGGCTGTTGCGTCATAGGCGGCAAGGTAGTCGGCGAACCGTTCCCGAACTCCGTCGGGGGTCAGGCCGTAGTCGGCCAGGTCGTAGTCGTGTGCGCCGCGAGAGCCGGGTTTGTGCCCCTCGGCCCACTGACCGACCGCGTTCGAGGTGGCGTCGGTAAAGCTCAACCGCAGGCGTTCGTAGCCAGCTTGCAGCGTGCGCACCGGGTCGGTCTGCAAGTCGGCGAAGGAGACGTCGGCGAAACGTTCGTCACCCATCCGAGCGCGGAAATCCATTGCCCGCCGGACGGCTTCGACCCAGCTGTCGACCTGTTCGGCACCCAGCTCCTGGGGATCGTTGCGGTCGCTGCTCCAGCTGCGGACATATTGGATCAGGCTGCACACCGAACCCATCACCATGGCCGGATCGCGGTGGCTCCACAGGAATCGGGCGTTCGGGTACGCCTCGACGAGCGCGTCGAGGGCGAACATGTGCACGGGGGTTTTGAGGTGCCACAAAACCGGTGGGCAATGCCATTGCAACAGCTTGAGCACCCGCCGGTGAAAGGAGTACGTCTCGCGCATGTCGCAGTCCATCAGCCACGCCAGGTATCCCGGAGCACGCACCGCACCGTCAAAGTGGAAGGTACGAAAGCTCATTCCCATCAGGTCCTGGCATTCGGTCGCGGCCGTCGCTTCCGAGTTGTGCATCGTCTTCATCAACGGGAACATGTCGTCGAGCATGTTCAGGCCGGCCTCGGCCTGCGCGATCCGTGGATCGCTGTGCTGCGTCGCGGCCTCCGGCGGCGGCGTGGGTGCCTGGGATTCCCACATCCGCAGCGACCGGAATTGCGGATCAGCTGCCACCAGCTGGCTCAGGGCCGTGGTGCCGGTGCGGGGTAGGCCGATCACGAAGACGGGGCCGTCGATCACCTCGTCGTCGATCTCGGGATGCCGTCGGTAGGTGTCCTCGATGTGGAGGCGCTGAATCAGCGCGTTGCTGATGGTCGCGTGCTGGATGACCCGCCCCATCTCGTTGAGGTCCGCCTCGGTGTTCAGTGCGTCGACGATGCGCTCGAGTCCTTCGCGGTAGTACGAGGATCCGAAATCGTCGAGACCGGTCGCGGCACTTGCGCCGTTTTCCAACTTGTCGGCGTCAAACGTCATCGGGCGAATCTCTCGCGGACGGCCTCGCGCCGCGCCGCGAGGATGCAGGCCCGCTGCTCGGCGGTCACCGTCGCGGTGTCGGGCGGCAATTGGGCACGAATGTCGTCGAACGGCACCACACGCGTCGTCGGGGTCGGCGCCGTTGCGGTGCGCACGCAGCGCAAGATGATCGGCCCATTGCTATGGCCGGCCGTATCAAGCCAATTCGCGACACCCGGATCCTCAGCGCAGAGCACCACTCGCACCAGGCCGTCCGAATCCGCCGCCGCCTGATAGGCATTCAGGCTGGATTGATGTCGCCCGTAATGAATCGTCTCCCACCACGGATTTCCGATGGAAAAACTCCAGTAAACCCCTTCGGGGGGAACGACTTCCACGACCAGCGCCTCGCCGGGGTCCAACTCCCAGCGACCGATCACCGGCCGGTTCTCTGCCGCCGCGCCGATATCGGAGCGGTCGATCGGCGGCAGGAATCCGTTCGTCGGCGCTGCGGCACCGAATTGCAGGAAGAATGCCAGATTGTCCTGGACGAAATCACCGAGGGCGATCAGCTGTCGTGACACCGCCACGGTCGGATCGACCGAGCGGTGTGCTGTGCCGACCGCATCGCCGAGCCGCTCGATGCGCAGCGTCGACGCAACTTCGGTGTTCCAGTCGTAGAAAAAGTGCCGCACGGTCAACGTCGGGTGATCGCCGTCGAGCCGCATCCAATTGCCGGGCCGTTCGTCGGGGGAAAGCACCACCTCAAAGTTCCCGTCGGCGTCCACCTCGAGTTCGTCGACCAGTTCGTTGGCCGTCGCGACGTTGCCGTTCATCGTCTGCAGCCCGACGTAGCGTGCTGTACCCCGATTTCCGAACAGCCGATAGCTTTCACCGCCGCGCAGCACGGCACTGGTGTAAACGCAGTCCGGACACTCCATTCCCCAGGTCACCAGGTCGTCGGTGCTGGCGGCCCGCACAGACAGGATCGGGTCGGGGTCGAACCGCAGCACCT
This window encodes:
- a CDS encoding TetR/AcrR family transcriptional regulator codes for the protein MTQQPEGAPRTRRRDKLEPDPAVRREILAAASTTLREHGVRGLSIAAVLDRAKLSTRAFYRHFDSKDELVAAVFLETARAERRRLQRRMSAAANEIEAVAAWIDGRLDLAFDDTIKSDLRRLSLEAQSQTFASPGLIRPAYAEMLKPLSDALRRGLQHGVFHDVDPVTEAEFIQGVVWASINRQWQTGDCDRVAVRDDALRFCLRALGVAPEAIDQI
- a CDS encoding sulfotransferase family protein translates to MTFDADKLENGASAATGLDDFGSSYYREGLERIVDALNTEADLNEMGRVIQHATISNALIQRLHIEDTYRRHPEIDDEVIDGPVFVIGLPRTGTTALSQLVAADPQFRSLRMWESQAPTPPPEAATQHSDPRIAQAEAGLNMLDDMFPLMKTMHNSEATAATECQDLMGMSFRTFHFDGAVRAPGYLAWLMDCDMRETYSFHRRVLKLLQWHCPPVLWHLKTPVHMFALDALVEAYPNARFLWSHRDPAMVMGSVCSLIQYVRSWSSDRNDPQELGAEQVDSWVEAVRRAMDFRARMGDERFADVSFADLQTDPVRTLQAGYERLRLSFTDATSNAVGQWAEGHKPGSRGAHDYDLADYGLTPDGVRERFADYLAAYDATA
- a CDS encoding DUF1214 domain-containing protein, yielding MSDPKRPMAWLPFSITESTLAGSDHDDMDLSQAWSYLQERLNEAAQIVQSDPASRNRVDLASGMRHLLVLLTAGIHEVLRFDPDPILSVRAASTDDLVTWGMECPDCVYTSAVLRGGESYRLFGNRGTARYVGLQTMNGNVATANELVDELEVDADGNFEVVLSPDERPGNWMRLDGDHPTLTVRHFFYDWNTEVASTLRIERLGDAVGTAHRSVDPTVAVSRQLIALGDFVQDNLAFFLQFGAAAPTNGFLPPIDRSDIGAAAENRPVIGRWELDPGEALVVEVVPPEGVYWSFSIGNPWWETIHYGRHQSSLNAYQAAADSDGLVRVVLCAEDPGVANWLDTAGHSNGPIILRCVRTATAPTPTTRVVPFDDIRAQLPPDTATVTAEQRACILAARREAVRERFAR